From a region of the Zingiber officinale cultivar Zhangliang chromosome 10B, Zo_v1.1, whole genome shotgun sequence genome:
- the LOC122029921 gene encoding probable E3 ubiquitin-protein ligase LUL4 — MGQSSSQGRRNDRYPQSPSVYSTPPNPPASAPNQSASMVPYASSHPPPPLQPPPPPRFYYSTPYPESSPANPGSSYYHQPNPWMPRPCYPPYYAPDRSGGWWQPNTYSPAMTSQPSEPPPPSVEQAKKVKNDVNVHKDSIRLVPDEQNPDHLLVSFTFDAVVSGRITICYFAKEGPEGDIVPLYADAYTPKKIAFAEGHGLKFIQPSGSGIDLGFFDLDELAHPLPGDAFPLVVSAESSQMPSNSPHSQITQAVIEKNSNGTFQVKVVKQKLWADGEQYELQEIFGLASSTEPKVVGGVDESDDGKDCVICLSEQRNTTVLPCRHLCLCSECAKALSRQSNKCPICRQPVEQFMEIDVNTVKS, encoded by the exons ATGGGGCAATCTTCAAGCCAAGGCAGAAGAAACGATCGCTATCCACAATCCCCGTCGGTTTACTCCACTCCTCCTAATCCGCCTGCTTCTGCCCCGAACCAGTCCGCCTCCATGGTCCCCTACGCTTCCTCTCATCCGCCGCCGCCACTGcagccgccgcctcctcctcgcTTCTACTACAGCACGCCTTACCCTGAGTCCTCGCCCGCAAACCCTGGTTCTTCTTACTACCACCAACCTAACCCTTGGATGCCCCGCCCTTGTTACCCACCATACTATGCCCCCGATCGGAGCGGTGGCTGGTGGCAGCCGAACACTTACTCCCCCGCGATGACTAGTCAGCCGTCAGAACCGCCCCCGCCGTCTGTGGAGCAGGCTAAGAAGGTGAAGAATGATGTCAACGTGCACAAGGATTCGATCCGGCTGGTGCCTGATGAGCAGAATCCAGATCACCTTCTGGTCTCGTTCACCTTTGATGCTGTGGTCAGTGGGAG GATCACTATTTGTTACTTCGCTAAGGAAGGACCCGAAGGTGATATTGTTCCTTTATATGCTGATGCTTACACTCCTAAGAAAATAGCCTTTGCAGAAGGTCATGGGTTAAAATTCATCCAACCTTCAGGATCTGGAATTGACTTGGGATTCTTCGATTTGGATGAGCTTGCACATCCTTTACCAGGAGATGCATTCCCACTAGTTGTATCTGCTGAATCAAGTCAAATGCCATCAAATTCTCCCCATTCGCAAATTACTCAAGCTGTCATAGAGAAGAATAGTAATGGGACTTTTCAAGTCAAGGTAGTAAAGCAGAAATTGTGGGCTGATGGTGAACAATATGAATTGCAAGAAATATTTGGTCTTGCAAGCTCCACAGAACCAAAAGTCGTTGGTGGTGTGGACGAATCTGATGATGGAAAGGATTGTGTAATTTGTTTGTCAGAACAAAGGAATACCACTGTACTTCCTTGTAGGCACTTG TGCTTGTGCAGTGAATGCGCCAAAGCTTTAAGTCGGCAATCAAATAAATGCCCCATATGCCGGCAACCTGTTGAACAATTTATGGAGATCGATGTTAATACTGTGAAATCGTGA